In a genomic window of Paramicrobacterium chengjingii:
- a CDS encoding DUF4862 family protein translates to MLDPEHDPSSMSVGTDSYVVGAYPASPAHREWHPDRECEFFDRLQSLENISALELPWLGSLHPHDDEWLLQNYPPRLSAVVTDIGYVMSTVGDGRAFGLASTDVAGRQAALVDVERLRSDVRRFNDRAGRLVVTAVELHSAPRTLSDAEALAASLADISDRDWDGAQLLIEHCDAAVPEHEPQKGFLALDDEIAAIQHSEVSVGLSLNWGRSATEFRDPDRVTEHIRTASSSGLLHGLIFSGASDRDGDAGGAWTDAHHAFAASPGHPSGDPTSLLTDARVEDALAAAVSEGTENAPKWLGVKVGWARPSGSVAERVRMIRDALAATDLRWNSALRESRSDTP, encoded by the coding sequence ATGCTTGACCCCGAGCACGACCCGTCGTCGATGTCCGTAGGCACCGATTCATACGTCGTCGGCGCGTACCCCGCATCACCCGCGCATCGCGAGTGGCACCCAGATCGTGAGTGCGAGTTCTTTGACCGTTTGCAGTCACTCGAGAACATCAGCGCCCTTGAGCTACCGTGGCTCGGAAGCCTGCACCCACACGACGACGAGTGGCTACTTCAGAACTATCCACCTCGGCTTTCGGCAGTCGTCACCGATATCGGTTACGTCATGTCAACCGTCGGCGATGGTCGGGCCTTTGGCCTCGCATCAACAGACGTAGCAGGCCGGCAAGCCGCTCTCGTCGATGTCGAACGACTGCGATCAGACGTGCGACGTTTCAACGATCGCGCTGGACGGCTGGTGGTGACAGCGGTTGAATTACATTCCGCCCCGCGGACGCTGAGCGATGCGGAGGCCTTGGCAGCGAGCCTCGCTGACATCTCTGATCGCGATTGGGATGGAGCTCAGCTCCTCATTGAGCACTGCGATGCCGCCGTGCCTGAACACGAACCTCAGAAGGGGTTCCTTGCGCTCGACGACGAGATTGCGGCGATCCAGCACTCAGAAGTTTCCGTCGGATTGAGCCTGAACTGGGGCCGTTCGGCCACCGAGTTTCGAGACCCAGATCGGGTCACTGAGCACATACGGACCGCCTCTTCGTCAGGATTGCTGCACGGTCTCATCTTCTCTGGAGCGTCGGACCGCGATGGCGATGCGGGCGGCGCATGGACCGATGCTCACCATGCGTTCGCGGCATCTCCAGGGCATCCGTCTGGCGACCCGACGTCCCTGCTCACCGATGCCCGCGTCGAAGATGCTCTCGCCGCTGCCGTCTCAGAAGGCACCGAGAACGCACCGAAGTGGCTCGGCGTCAAAGTGGGCTGGGCTCGTCCGTCGGGAAGCGTAGCGGAGCGGGTTCGCATGATTCGGGATGCGCTCGCGGCTACGGATCTTCGCTGGAACAGTGCGCTGCGCGAGAGTCGGTCGGACACGCCGTAG
- a CDS encoding trans-sulfuration enzyme family protein, with product MTTRPDAHDPSTLSFATQAVHSGNAVDAGSGAIRTPIVMANSYALPEDPSSLSWSNTDTKTYTRNTGTNQEALQSKLAILEGGDDAVVLASGVAALHAVFFTLLKSGDHVVVGDVTYEAIWKLFTDLLPVKYGIEATFVDTSDPDAVAAAMRPTTKLVHVEAIGNPTTKVTDIAAVAAVAHNAGALLTVDSTFTPPPLYRPLADGADLVVHSLTKYINGHGDAMGGAVIGRADLVGAIKAEAMVDVGGTISPFNAWLIMRGSVTLPLRLRQHLASAEQVAAHLEADPRVAYVAYPGLASHPQHEVATRQFSGRGFGGMMAFAVDGDPDTQNRFVANLRLVTSAVSLGHDESLIVHVGTAGPRVQHYPAEFKKFGHLRFSVGLEDPADIIADLDAALDATFGPR from the coding sequence ATGACGACGCGACCTGACGCACACGACCCCTCGACACTGTCTTTCGCCACGCAGGCTGTGCACTCGGGAAACGCGGTTGATGCGGGCTCCGGCGCCATTCGAACGCCGATTGTCATGGCGAACTCGTACGCGCTGCCCGAAGACCCGTCGAGTCTCAGTTGGTCGAACACCGACACCAAGACGTACACACGCAACACCGGCACCAATCAAGAGGCGTTGCAGTCGAAGCTCGCGATTCTCGAGGGCGGTGACGACGCCGTCGTGCTGGCCTCGGGAGTCGCCGCGCTGCACGCCGTGTTCTTCACGCTCCTGAAGAGCGGCGACCATGTCGTTGTCGGCGACGTGACGTATGAGGCGATCTGGAAGCTCTTCACAGATCTGCTGCCGGTGAAGTACGGCATCGAGGCGACATTCGTCGACACGAGTGACCCGGATGCTGTCGCCGCAGCGATGCGCCCGACTACGAAGCTGGTGCACGTTGAGGCGATCGGCAACCCGACGACGAAGGTCACTGACATCGCCGCCGTGGCCGCCGTTGCCCACAATGCGGGCGCGCTGCTCACCGTCGACTCGACGTTCACACCGCCGCCGCTCTACCGGCCGCTCGCCGACGGCGCCGACCTCGTCGTGCACTCGCTGACGAAGTACATCAATGGGCACGGTGATGCGATGGGCGGTGCGGTCATCGGCCGTGCCGATCTCGTCGGGGCGATCAAGGCAGAGGCCATGGTCGACGTGGGTGGCACAATCTCTCCGTTCAACGCGTGGCTCATCATGCGTGGCTCGGTCACGCTGCCCCTGCGGCTGCGGCAGCATCTCGCGAGCGCTGAGCAGGTAGCCGCCCATCTTGAGGCTGACCCGCGCGTCGCCTACGTCGCCTACCCCGGGCTTGCTTCGCACCCGCAACACGAGGTGGCGACGCGGCAGTTCAGCGGGCGTGGCTTCGGCGGCATGATGGCGTTCGCCGTCGACGGAGACCCCGACACGCAGAACCGCTTCGTCGCGAATCTGCGCCTTGTCACATCCGCTGTTTCGCTCGGTCATGACGAGTCGCTCATTGTGCACGTGGGAACGGCGGGTCCGCGGGTGCAGCACTATCCTGCTGAGTTCAAGAAGTTCGGCCACCTGCGTTTCTCGGTTGGTCTGGAAGACCCGGCAGACATCATTGCCGATCTGGATGCTGCGCTTGACGCGACCTTCGGCCCGCGCTGA
- a CDS encoding PspC domain-containing protein yields the protein MNSLYRPRRGRVIAGVCAALALRFNMSPNVVRLLAILSCLIPGPQFIIYIVMWIVVPSER from the coding sequence ATGAACTCCTTATATCGTCCTCGCCGCGGCCGCGTCATCGCTGGCGTGTGTGCTGCGCTCGCCCTTCGCTTCAACATGAGTCCCAACGTCGTTCGACTGCTGGCCATTCTGAGCTGTCTCATTCCGGGGCCGCAGTTCATCATCTACATCGTGATGTGGATTGTGGTGCCGAGCGAGCGGTGA
- a CDS encoding DUF817 domain-containing protein produces MALRPDLTALERRIDDAANRLLERAPDNRLWGALVEFLVFGAKQAWACIFGGALLAAILVARLVYPDDAWLARNDALTIAAIVIQVVMVWTGLETWRELRVIVLFHVVGTAMELFKTDVGSWAYDPGGVLRILSVPLFTGFMYGAVGSYMVRVYRLFDLRFTRYPPIWLTAVIAAGIYVNFFSHHYIVDLRWVLLAAVLLTFGTCTMHFRVFRKTLRMPLVVAFALVAFFIWVAENIGTYSGAWLYPGQVDGWHMVSISKLVSWFLLMIISVVLVTWVYPPRGPDAVGTSPAPAS; encoded by the coding sequence ATGGCGCTGCGCCCCGACCTGACCGCACTCGAGCGACGTATCGACGACGCCGCGAATCGACTTCTCGAGCGCGCTCCCGACAACCGGCTGTGGGGCGCTCTCGTCGAGTTTCTGGTGTTCGGCGCGAAGCAGGCGTGGGCGTGCATCTTCGGCGGGGCCCTGCTTGCCGCGATTCTCGTGGCGCGGCTGGTCTACCCCGACGACGCGTGGCTCGCCCGCAATGACGCCCTCACGATTGCCGCCATCGTGATTCAGGTGGTGATGGTGTGGACGGGCCTCGAGACGTGGCGCGAGCTTCGTGTGATCGTGCTGTTTCACGTCGTCGGCACGGCAATGGAGCTGTTCAAGACCGACGTCGGCTCGTGGGCGTACGACCCGGGCGGGGTGCTGCGCATTCTGAGCGTTCCGCTCTTCACCGGGTTCATGTATGGCGCCGTGGGCTCGTACATGGTGCGCGTCTATCGTCTCTTCGACCTGCGGTTCACGCGCTACCCGCCGATCTGGCTGACCGCTGTGATTGCGGCGGGCATCTACGTCAACTTCTTCTCGCACCACTACATCGTCGACCTGCGTTGGGTGCTGCTCGCCGCCGTGCTGCTGACGTTCGGCACGTGCACAATGCACTTCCGTGTATTCAGAAAAACACTCCGGATGCCGTTGGTCGTTGCCTTCGCACTTGTCGCGTTCTTCATCTGGGTCGCCGAGAACATCGGCACCTACTCGGGCGCGTGGCTCTACCCCGGGCAGGTCGACGGGTGGCACATGGTGTCGATCTCGAAGCTCGTGTCGTGGTTTCTGCTGATGATCATCTCGGTGGTGCTCGTCACGTGGGTCTATCCACCGCGGGGTCCGGATGCCGTCGGAACATCTCCTGCGCCAGCATCCTGA
- a CDS encoding FAD-dependent monooxygenase has product MTITRVLISGASIAGPALARWLGHNGFDVTVVEKSAKLRPGGQAVDFKGRTHRQILDRMGLWGELMAHETGRTDWRIVDETDRVKAVIGGEFIGGDLEILRGDLAHILYRSSENVAEYIFDDEIVELRETIDGVDVSFAQSSSQRFDIVVGADGVHSAVRRLAFGPEERFVENLGYCYAVAGGRAPLDDLETTRGDRGIAYGYNVPGRFALLGGQKAPSLFVFSTRNTAHDRRDEESQRALLYAAFSDVGWRVPAALAASRTASDFYLDALTRTRLRSFTRGRSALVGDAGYANTLGGFGTGLALVGAYVLAGELASHRGDHEAAFAAYNRRMAKPAKAARSGSAGPFLAPRSAAGIRMRNRIFTNPLMYRSMLWATDRFATDDRIPTYNLC; this is encoded by the coding sequence ATGACGATCACGCGGGTACTGATCTCGGGAGCGAGCATCGCCGGGCCGGCCCTGGCGCGATGGCTCGGGCACAACGGCTTCGACGTCACGGTTGTGGAAAAGTCAGCCAAACTCCGCCCTGGTGGACAGGCCGTGGACTTCAAGGGGCGAACGCATCGCCAGATTCTTGATCGTATGGGCCTGTGGGGCGAGCTCATGGCGCACGAGACCGGGCGAACGGACTGGCGAATCGTTGACGAGACGGATCGCGTGAAGGCCGTGATCGGCGGCGAGTTCATTGGCGGAGACCTGGAGATCCTGCGCGGAGACCTCGCGCACATCCTGTATCGAAGTTCAGAGAACGTTGCCGAGTACATTTTCGACGATGAGATTGTCGAACTGCGCGAAACGATCGACGGGGTTGACGTGTCGTTTGCGCAGAGTTCGAGTCAACGCTTCGACATCGTTGTGGGTGCTGACGGCGTGCATTCAGCGGTGCGACGACTGGCTTTTGGCCCGGAGGAGCGGTTCGTCGAGAACCTCGGGTATTGCTACGCCGTGGCCGGCGGACGTGCGCCGCTGGATGACCTTGAAACCACCCGAGGCGACCGGGGTATTGCCTACGGCTATAACGTACCGGGCCGGTTCGCACTTCTTGGCGGGCAGAAAGCGCCGAGCCTGTTTGTCTTCAGCACGCGTAACACCGCGCACGATCGCCGTGACGAGGAGTCGCAGCGGGCCCTCCTCTACGCGGCGTTCAGCGATGTGGGGTGGCGCGTGCCCGCGGCGCTGGCTGCGAGCCGAACAGCATCCGATTTCTATCTCGACGCGTTGACGCGCACGCGATTGCGCTCGTTCACGAGGGGAAGGTCCGCGCTCGTCGGGGACGCTGGGTACGCGAACACCCTTGGTGGGTTTGGTACGGGCCTGGCGCTCGTCGGAGCGTACGTTCTCGCGGGCGAGCTAGCCTCGCACCGCGGGGACCATGAGGCGGCATTCGCTGCCTACAACCGTCGCATGGCCAAGCCGGCCAAGGCCGCACGAAGCGGAAGCGCCGGGCCATTTCTCGCACCTCGCTCAGCGGCAGGTATCCGAATGCGAAACCGGATTTTCACGAACCCTCTCATGTACCGGTCGATGCTGTGGGCGACGGACCGCTTCGCGACTGACGATCGAATTCCGACGTACAACCTGTGCTGA
- a CDS encoding TetR/AcrR family transcriptional regulator gives MTDPDAASRADAAALLWGAPGAVVKRGPKPRFTLEAVVDAARQIADEDGLSHVTMQSVADRLGAAKMALYRYVPGRAELDAVMLDTAFGNPDGLDAGSWREALSAWTLALYHRALQHPWVVELAGRPHTPGPAEIGWYEAGLEALSSLPLAEADKLDALALLSGHALSMAHRAADAQNTEELLAVRLHPHLTANAHRFPRTAAAFAASSSGDRGHALQFGIDRIIDGLAAHA, from the coding sequence ATGACAGATCCGGATGCTGCGTCGAGAGCCGACGCGGCAGCGTTGCTGTGGGGCGCCCCAGGCGCAGTCGTGAAGCGCGGACCGAAGCCGCGATTCACGCTCGAGGCCGTTGTCGACGCGGCCCGTCAGATCGCCGACGAAGACGGACTCTCGCACGTCACGATGCAGAGCGTCGCCGATCGCCTCGGGGCGGCGAAGATGGCACTCTACCGCTACGTTCCCGGTCGAGCAGAGCTCGACGCCGTCATGCTCGACACGGCGTTCGGCAACCCTGATGGTCTCGATGCCGGCAGCTGGCGAGAAGCTCTCAGTGCGTGGACGCTCGCTCTCTATCACCGCGCCCTGCAGCATCCGTGGGTCGTCGAGCTCGCGGGCAGACCGCATACTCCCGGGCCCGCCGAGATCGGGTGGTACGAGGCGGGTCTTGAGGCGCTGTCATCGCTTCCGCTGGCGGAGGCCGACAAGCTCGACGCACTTGCCCTGTTGTCTGGCCATGCACTGTCGATGGCCCACCGGGCCGCGGATGCGCAGAACACGGAGGAGCTTCTCGCGGTCCGCCTCCACCCTCACCTCACGGCCAACGCCCACCGCTTTCCGCGCACCGCGGCCGCATTCGCCGCCTCCTCGTCAGGCGACCGCGGCCACGCCCTGCAGTTCGGAATCGACCGCATCATCGATGGGCTCGCGGCGCACGCCTGA
- a CDS encoding Gfo/Idh/MocA family protein, translating to MDLRIGIIGLGMRGAELARDAHRPGGGSRVVAVCEVTERGRAAAASDYPDAVITDDLDELLAQNLDAAMVFTPDDVHARTAIPALEAGLAVFSEKPLATSIADCDAILEAAHRNKSRLYVGHNMRHMPVITLMRDIISRGTIGEVKAVWCRHFVGHGGDYYFKDWHAERSKSVGMLLQKGAHDIDVIHWLAGGYSTHVQAMGALAVYGDVTDRRDRSGELMGDWFSLDNWPPTEQTGLNPVIDIEDVSQVNMRLQGGVLASYEQCHFTPDYWRNYTVIGTHGRLENFGDESGSEVGVWTHRLRGSGSPDETHVVPEAEGGHGGADSLMIDEFLRFARDGGPTTTSPVAARNAVAAGVLATQSIRGNGSTVAIPPVDTAIAAYFDADDAARTAQ from the coding sequence ATGGATCTCAGAATCGGCATCATCGGACTCGGCATGCGGGGGGCCGAACTCGCCCGCGACGCACACAGACCAGGCGGGGGCAGCCGGGTCGTCGCCGTGTGCGAGGTCACCGAGCGCGGGCGCGCGGCCGCAGCATCCGACTACCCCGATGCCGTCATCACCGACGATCTTGACGAGCTGCTCGCACAGAACCTCGACGCCGCGATGGTCTTCACGCCGGACGACGTGCACGCGCGCACCGCAATTCCCGCGCTCGAAGCGGGACTCGCCGTGTTCAGCGAGAAGCCACTCGCCACGAGCATTGCCGACTGCGACGCCATTCTCGAGGCAGCGCACCGCAACAAGAGCCGCCTCTACGTCGGCCACAACATGCGCCACATGCCGGTGATCACGCTCATGCGCGACATCATTTCGCGCGGCACGATCGGCGAGGTCAAGGCCGTGTGGTGCCGCCACTTCGTCGGCCACGGCGGGGACTACTACTTCAAGGACTGGCACGCAGAACGATCGAAGTCGGTAGGGATGCTGTTGCAGAAGGGCGCCCACGACATCGACGTGATCCACTGGCTCGCCGGCGGGTACAGCACTCACGTGCAGGCGATGGGAGCGCTCGCTGTGTACGGCGACGTGACCGATCGGCGCGACCGCAGCGGTGAGCTCATGGGCGATTGGTTCAGCCTCGACAACTGGCCGCCCACGGAACAGACCGGCTTGAACCCGGTGATCGACATCGAAGACGTCTCGCAGGTGAACATGCGGCTGCAGGGCGGTGTACTCGCCTCGTACGAGCAGTGCCACTTCACGCCCGACTATTGGCGCAACTACACGGTGATCGGAACGCACGGCCGACTCGAGAACTTTGGCGACGAATCGGGCTCGGAAGTCGGCGTCTGGACTCACCGGCTGCGCGGCTCCGGCTCGCCGGATGAGACGCACGTCGTTCCCGAGGCCGAGGGCGGGCACGGCGGCGCCGATTCGCTCATGATCGACGAGTTTCTGCGATTCGCACGCGACGGCGGGCCGACCACGACGTCGCCCGTCGCGGCACGCAATGCTGTTGCAGCTGGGGTGCTCGCAACGCAATCGATCCGCGGAAACGGCAGCACTGTTGCGATTCCACCCGTTGATACCGCGATTGCCGCATACTTCGATGCGGACGATGCCGCGCGAACGGCACAATAG
- the tdh gene encoding L-threonine 3-dehydrogenase, translated as MKALYKSSATAGFDLVDRPEPEPAPDEVKIRVLRTGICGTDLHILRWDDWAASAVAQPLIPGHEFCGEVVEVGEIVKGVAVGDLVSGEGHIVCGVCRNCRAGRRQMCIRTQGIGVNRDGAFAEYITLPGSNVWTHSSDIDKDVAAIFDPLGNAVHTALSFPVVGEDVLITGCGPIGLMAIAIARHIGARFIVATDVSDERLRLAEKMGATRAINPTSESIHDAFTELDMHEGFDVGFEMSGAPAAMRQMVDNINNGGRIAMLGLPSEPFSIDWGSVVTRMLTLKGIYGREMFDTWNAMTAMLQSSETLAASIGSIVSDRFAARDWQSAFDTAAQAGGGKVVMDWTEI; from the coding sequence ATGAAGGCCCTCTATAAGTCCAGCGCCACCGCTGGATTCGACCTCGTCGACAGGCCAGAACCCGAGCCTGCACCAGACGAAGTGAAGATTCGCGTATTGCGCACCGGCATCTGCGGAACAGACCTGCACATTCTGCGCTGGGATGATTGGGCAGCATCCGCCGTCGCGCAACCACTCATTCCCGGCCACGAGTTCTGCGGTGAAGTCGTCGAAGTTGGTGAGATCGTCAAGGGCGTCGCCGTCGGTGACCTCGTCTCAGGTGAGGGCCACATCGTGTGCGGCGTCTGCCGCAACTGCCGCGCGGGCCGTCGGCAGATGTGCATTCGCACACAGGGCATCGGTGTGAACCGCGACGGCGCATTCGCCGAATACATCACCTTGCCCGGTTCGAATGTGTGGACGCACTCGAGCGACATCGACAAAGACGTCGCCGCCATCTTCGACCCGCTGGGAAACGCCGTTCACACAGCACTCTCATTCCCCGTCGTCGGCGAAGATGTGCTGATCACCGGCTGCGGACCGATCGGACTCATGGCCATCGCAATCGCCCGTCACATCGGTGCCCGCTTCATCGTCGCCACCGACGTGAGCGACGAGCGGCTGCGCCTCGCCGAGAAGATGGGCGCTACCCGCGCGATCAACCCCACGAGCGAATCGATCCACGACGCGTTCACCGAGCTCGACATGCACGAGGGGTTCGACGTGGGCTTCGAGATGAGCGGGGCTCCCGCCGCAATGCGCCAGATGGTCGACAACATCAACAACGGCGGACGAATCGCCATGCTCGGGCTGCCAAGCGAGCCCTTCTCCATTGACTGGGGCTCCGTCGTCACCCGGATGCTGACGCTGAAGGGCATCTACGGCCGGGAGATGTTCGATACGTGGAACGCGATGACGGCGATGCTGCAGAGCAGCGAAACTCTCGCGGCATCCATCGGCTCAATCGTCTCTGACCGTTTCGCCGCGCGCGATTGGCAGAGCGCCTTCGACACGGCGGCGCAGGCCGGCGGCGGCAAGGTGGTTATGGACTGGACGGAGATCTGA
- a CDS encoding glycine C-acetyltransferase, with product MYTSFKEHLAAELDAIDDAGLTKHENGIAGAQGARVSTDGREVLNFCANNYLGLADDDTVRDAARTALDDWGFGMASVRFICGTQTQHLELEKRMSQFLGTEATILYSSCFDANGGLFEALLGPDDAIISDELNHASIIDGIRLCKAQRYRYRNRDLADLDEQLRAASGARFRAIVTDGVFSMDGSIAPLEGICDLAEKHGALVIVDDSHATGFIGENGRGTPELCGVENRIDIYTGTFGKALGGASGGYVSGHREVVKMLRQRSRPYLFSNSLAPSVVAGTLAALELVQDAGELRSQLKANAAEFRSLMTAAGFDLVPGEHPIIPVMLGDAKLAVDMAAHMNAAGIYVTPFSFPVVPRGKARIRVQLSAAHTSEQVRRCVDAFVAARDAAGRASADA from the coding sequence ATGTACACGTCATTCAAAGAGCATCTGGCAGCCGAGCTCGACGCAATCGACGACGCCGGGCTCACCAAACACGAGAACGGTATAGCGGGTGCACAGGGTGCACGGGTCTCTACTGACGGACGCGAGGTGTTGAACTTCTGCGCCAACAACTACCTCGGGCTGGCCGACGATGACACAGTGCGGGATGCCGCGCGCACGGCGCTCGACGACTGGGGATTCGGCATGGCGAGCGTGCGCTTCATCTGCGGCACCCAGACGCAGCACCTCGAGCTCGAGAAGCGCATGTCACAGTTTCTCGGCACCGAGGCGACGATTCTGTACTCATCGTGCTTCGACGCGAACGGTGGACTCTTCGAAGCACTTCTCGGCCCCGACGACGCCATCATCTCGGATGAGCTCAACCACGCGTCGATCATTGACGGCATCCGCCTCTGCAAGGCGCAGCGGTACCGTTACCGCAACCGCGACCTCGCCGATCTTGACGAACAGCTCCGGGCAGCATCCGGTGCCAGGTTTCGGGCGATCGTCACCGATGGTGTGTTCTCGATGGACGGATCGATTGCGCCGCTCGAAGGCATCTGCGATCTCGCAGAGAAGCACGGCGCACTCGTGATCGTCGACGACTCTCATGCGACGGGGTTCATCGGCGAGAACGGGCGCGGAACACCCGAGCTGTGCGGCGTCGAGAACCGCATCGACATCTACACGGGCACGTTCGGCAAGGCACTCGGCGGCGCGTCGGGCGGCTACGTTTCTGGCCACCGTGAGGTGGTGAAGATGCTGCGGCAGCGCTCACGCCCCTATCTCTTCTCCAACTCGCTCGCACCCTCGGTTGTGGCGGGAACTCTCGCCGCCCTCGAGCTGGTTCAGGATGCTGGTGAGCTGCGTTCCCAGCTGAAGGCGAACGCTGCGGAGTTCCGCTCGCTCATGACCGCTGCCGGGTTCGACCTCGTGCCTGGCGAGCATCCGATTATTCCCGTGATGCTCGGCGATGCGAAGCTCGCTGTCGACATGGCCGCGCACATGAACGCGGCGGGAATCTATGTGACGCCGTTCAGCTTTCCGGTCGTGCCGCGGGGCAAGGCGCGCATTCGCGTGCAGCTTTCTGCCGCACACACCAGCGAGCAGGTGCGCCGCTGCGTCGACGCGTTTGTCGCGGCTCGGGATGCTGCCGGGCGGGCTTCTGCTGACGCGTAG
- a CDS encoding pilus assembly protein CpaE — translation MISTPLAQRLREAGLTWTPVSGDAFQVAGPEFEGDVFTVSDMTIEAHTYSTGTVLGFNGTTEWALDSVALNDAVWLPREDQLRDMLGSAFVMLERVDAAAGIEYDVTVTVDGDSVIFVSEDPAESYGMALIALLESHR, via the coding sequence ATGATCTCCACTCCCCTCGCCCAGCGCCTGCGAGAGGCCGGGCTGACGTGGACGCCCGTGTCTGGCGACGCATTTCAGGTGGCCGGGCCCGAGTTTGAGGGCGACGTGTTCACCGTGAGCGACATGACCATTGAGGCGCACACCTACTCCACGGGAACGGTGCTCGGCTTCAACGGCACGACCGAGTGGGCTCTCGACTCAGTCGCGCTCAACGATGCCGTGTGGCTGCCGCGCGAAGACCAGCTGCGCGACATGCTGGGCAGTGCATTCGTGATGCTGGAGCGTGTGGATGCTGCCGCGGGCATCGAGTACGACGTCACTGTGACGGTGGACGGCGATTCAGTGATTTTCGTGAGCGAAGACCCCGCCGAGTCGTACGGCATGGCCCTGATCGCGCTGCTCGAGAGCCACCGCTGA
- a CDS encoding NAD(P)/FAD-dependent oxidoreductase — MTENTLHDVAIVGGGAAGLSAAVTLARSLRDVVVIDAGEPRNAPAEGVHNLLGRESIAPFELVALGRAEAEGYGARMLSDSVAAVRRDGENFALTLAGGAELRARRILMATGLHDELPDVPGIAELWGTHVLHCPYCHGWEVKGQRIGVLGTSPMSMHQVILFRQLSEHITLFTHTMPELSDDDWDTLAALDVEVVSGRVREVRAENGELAAVVLDDGHEFAIEALTVAPRFVARSDVYEQLGGTLSDNPMGSFVESDFAGKTAVDGVWAAGNVSDLGAAVAASAAQGSMAGGAINADLAFSDAQAAVAARKAA; from the coding sequence ATGACTGAGAACACACTGCACGATGTAGCCATCGTCGGAGGAGGAGCTGCGGGATTGAGCGCAGCTGTCACGCTTGCCCGTTCGCTACGCGACGTCGTGGTGATCGACGCGGGTGAGCCGCGCAACGCACCGGCCGAGGGTGTGCACAACCTGCTGGGTCGCGAGAGCATCGCGCCGTTTGAACTCGTCGCGCTCGGCCGGGCCGAAGCAGAGGGTTACGGTGCGCGGATGCTGTCAGACAGCGTCGCCGCGGTGCGACGTGATGGCGAGAACTTCGCTCTGACGCTCGCGGGCGGGGCAGAACTGCGGGCACGCCGCATCCTGATGGCCACCGGACTGCACGACGAACTCCCCGATGTTCCCGGAATCGCCGAGCTGTGGGGAACGCACGTGCTGCACTGCCCGTACTGCCACGGCTGGGAAGTGAAGGGGCAGCGCATCGGCGTGCTGGGTACCTCGCCCATGAGCATGCACCAGGTGATCCTGTTCCGGCAGCTGAGCGAGCACATCACGCTTTTCACACACACCATGCCTGAGCTTTCGGACGACGATTGGGACACGCTTGCGGCACTGGACGTCGAGGTCGTTTCGGGGCGCGTTCGCGAGGTGCGTGCCGAGAACGGTGAGCTCGCAGCCGTCGTGCTGGACGATGGCCATGAGTTCGCGATCGAGGCACTCACTGTTGCGCCGCGATTCGTCGCCCGCAGCGACGTCTACGAGCAGCTCGGTGGAACGCTCAGCGACAACCCGATGGGCAGCTTCGTCGAGTCGGACTTCGCTGGCAAGACCGCCGTCGACGGAGTCTGGGCGGCTGGAAATGTGAGCGATCTCGGGGCTGCCGTTGCCGCATCAGCAGCACAGGGCTCGATGGCGGGCGGAGCTATCAACGCCGACCTCGCCTTCAGCGATGCCCAGGCCGCAGTCGCCGCGCGCAAGGCTGCCTGA